The Tachysurus fulvidraco isolate hzauxx_2018 chromosome 26, HZAU_PFXX_2.0, whole genome shotgun sequence genome segment gttgctcaagttacagCTCTCgtacgcctgtggctgcaacacgaaaccgctgaacaattgtattgcttccgctaaagaaaatagtgcgctccgtctctacggatAGAACCCTGgatgtccatggcaacgctctgtttttccatggcaacggtgtgttatagttagcagcggtctgttatcaagaaataaaatagtgtgtgtatagaaagaattcgtccacacgccgcgcaataaataaataaaaaatcctgagCGCAGGTCCACCTTCGAgccggctttttgtgttaaacgATAGttcctgtcgctgcgcaggcgcttttattgtacatgacagcttatgtcccgatgaccggtctttgcattacgattaaaagcagtatcaatagtaaaacatgtgatgtgcaTCAAGTTCGAGTGtgtgcactgtttaaacgagtgttctcaacttctcactgatacttctgtgattcgcggagttttgacaagttttatagccttgatattgtttcttattcaaaagtggtgacaggaaaaaactctttacccccaacgtgaaacctcttcccctgcCACAATCACACCATAATCAAAAGTAATAATTACACTTAAAatcaaatgtatatgtaagggaatcaagtttaataattacatgtaatattgctccaaatatcatctataatagtgtgtgcaataccatgtataacttgcattaagttggtaatttactttaCGATGCATAGATGTAGTCGCATCGATTGGCGTCTCCCTGAGTCAAACTGGCGGAAGATCGATCTAAAATCTCCCGTTACAGCCAAATATCAATGTATAGtcatttagtgtttttttttgttttggtctttatatctgtgtgtgaagCGACCGTACCATCTGCTCCTGGGTGTTCCTCTTGGCCTGGCTGAAGGCTTGTTGTAGTGCGCTCAGCATCGACTCCGACTCCTGGACTTTCTGCATTAGTGCTGAGACCTTTGGGACACAACCGTGACAGGCATCAAGTATCAGTGTTTCCATttccactgtgtgtgagatttttaATCACTGTTAAATGTTTACAAGGTGACACGCGGTGATGCTGAAAATGACTTACCTTAGCGTTGGTTTCTTCTTGGCCCTGCTTCACAGAGTCTTCCAACTCCTGCTTCTCGCTCATCGTCCTCTCTAGTTGTTCGTTGGCTTGCCGGAGCATTGCCTGCAGTTTCTTTACCTAAACAGGACAGagatttttatgtatattttatatacatcgATGAACCGTGAGTGCTTCAAACCTACTCACAgttcacagcaaaaaaaaaaacaaaacattaaaatggtgttttttttttgtctgacctGATCTCGTGTCTCCGCCTCCTGCCCCTGAATGACCTGAAGCTGCTTCTCATAATTAGAGCACATATCACAACGCCGGCCCAACTTCCTCCCTGCGTTCTTCAGCTGAACAAAACAATTACAATGGACGGTGTGAAAGTATTATATTTAAGTAACACACAGACTTTGAAGTTCGTTCCTATTTGTCATGTGGTTCGTACACAACAGCTCAGATGACAAATTATGATCACACAGTTTTATTCTTGTCGTTGCATGTTCCACAGTTAGGGGTCTTCCACAGTCACATGCTTGAAATGAAAAGATTAGGACAGATTTTGAAAGAAATGCTTACGTTACAAAACTGTTCAATTTCTTTCCGGTGTTTATTGGTGTTCAAATCTCCAACACAGGCCACTTCTGCATGACCTTATCCTCTTACCTACCACTGCATCTCATTTCagtgaaatattatttacacGTATTTTCTGTCGTTTTAATTCTCCTACCTCCTGCTGAAGCAGGTTCCACTCCGAGTCGCTGACCAATCGGTATCCGGCTGGAGGCAGGTAAGTGGCGTCAAGGCGCTGTGAGATGCTCGAGAGCAGCGACGCCGTCTCCTCCTGCTCCGGTGTCATGGCCTTGATTGCCTTCTCCTGGTCCTTAGTGAGTAGAAAAGGCAGGGAGCCGATGGAGGGTGCCACCAAGGGGCTGTACTCGGCGCCGACCAGCGGGCCGAAGTCCGGCTCATCCAGGTTGCTGGCTGATTTGGCTTTGTGGTTGAGTCCTTGAGGTTGCAGAGTGTTTCCGGAGGAGCCCAGGCTGTCTGTAGACTGCACTCGACGGAGACTGTCTCTACAGAGGTCGCAAGAGTCAGGCCTGTCCTCGTCCAGCGAGTGTATCGAGCTGTGGATGCTGTGGTTCAGGTGGGACTAACGTGAGAGACACAGAACACAATTTAGAACTCTCTGGACCTTGTGAACATAGTTAGTGCTAAAATGTGGAAGTTTAACAAAGTAAACAGTTCCACATGCAAGATTTACTACTTgtcataatttataatatacCTCCTGTGTTGGTTCTTTCAAACGTTGCCAAGTattaaaattcaatttatttgtatagtacttataacaattcacattgtctcaaagcagctagacagaataataaaaaaagaggaaatatatatataaaagatgaaaaaataagaagaaacttaaataaatgaatacatacgtTTAaagattaagatttattttaaaatactaattttaaatactatataatatacatgtatatatatccctatccccaatgagcaagccgaAGGCGACGGTGGCaaagaaaatctccctgagaggatgtgagggaaaaaaaaccttaaaaggaaccagactcagaagggaacctcatccccTTTGGGTGAcattctacagtaaataatgtaaatgtaactaatttctacaacagtttttaataataatgcaactGAGAGCTCCTAAGGATCTAATGGCTCAGCACAAACTCTGTGTTCACTATGGACACAACACTTcttccttcctgtcaaagtcctcaaatgattgctgataaagaccagaccatacagctgactgacgcaATAAAGGCATGACTGTCTCCGTGCAGCCCCCACCCCTGGCTGACTGCACTAGATTAGTCACATTGAGGGAAGCTGTGATCGGGTATTCAGTCAACGATTATTTCAAATGGTGAATTTTGCCGTGTTGTGTTTTATAATACTGTGAATTTGGTACCTCCTCTATTGAAAGGCCGAGAAATGAGTCCTCGGCGGCCTCGGTGTGGTCTGCACCATCGTCGTCACCAGCTTCTTGAGCCTGACTGAGCCGCTCCTTCTCGTCCTCCTCCTGAATAAAACGCGTTCATATCAATAAACATCAGCATGCGAATTTGATTAGCAAACAAAGTTAAAGTAAACGGAGGACAGTAAATATAATGCATCATAAAAAGGTCTAACGTTTGACTAAATGGTGAGCTGTTGTACCTGGTCCCTCctcttcatctcctccacctggCGCAGCTGTTCAGAGCTCAGTACGCTTTCTATGCGTTGCATGTCTCGCATCAGCAGCCTCTGTGATTCCAGGAACTGGTCGTTGGCACGCTGCCAAGTGTACTTCAACTGGTTGTGCTGTTGACGCTCCAGCTCCAACATGTGACACACTGCACATATAGATTTAATTTATAGCTGatagccatccatccatccaaattCTCTATCACCTACTACTTATTATTTTCTACACAGGGTCACGAGGAACCAAGAGTCTATCACAGGGGACATGGGCACAAGGTGTGGGACACTGTAGACAGATATATAAATTATTCTAGCCACATTTTTATTATCAGGACTGGTGCAGCTGCTTAATATGAACTAAATGAAAACACCCAGTGAGACAGCATTACTAGTCGGATCAACGACACTAAATGCGCACCTTCGTGGAGTTCTTTCCGAAGCTTCTCTGCGTCCTCCTGGAGGACAGATTTCTGGGTATTGAGGACAGCGACGTACATCTCTAAATCGGTCCTACACGACTTCTCAGCCTCGAGGACATGGTTGAGCTCCTTCACCTGTGAGGCAAGAACAAATACTGGAACGGTCATACTTTATACAGTAGCACGTATGACATTTTACAATCTgtacaaatttatttgtaaGAAAATTCTCCAAAAACTACAGAGGAAAGTCAAATCAGGCATTTTTACAGTAATAGAGTAAAGAAAGGGAAACCAATAATAAAAAGACAGTGTAACTTTCACTTCCTCAAAAGCCGACCTTAGCTGCCTCGAGTTCTTTAACCCGCTCTTCTGCACTCGTCAGCTTGGCCTTCAGAGCAGCGATTTCATGCTCCATTGGCATCACCACGGAACGAAGCTTCTCTGCATCCTCCTGTGCCTGAGGGGAAACCGGCTTCCGTTCAGTCACATTTTTTCCGTTCACGGTTATTCTGAGAAAACATGACTACAGTACACCCAGTCGCTTAAAATGTTCACTCGAACAACTGGAACTCTATTAATTAGCCTTGCATTTGCAGGAAATGTTAGCGATCTACACTGACCTTCTTCATGTCGTTCTCCAGGTTCTCCTCCACCTGGCCCTCGGAGAGACGGCGCCGCAGTTCGGCCAACTCCCTCTCGACCCCTTCGCGATACTGCCCCCACTGCGCTCGCTCCTGATCTAAGCGTTGGTGGAACCGCACCTCGTACTCCCGCAACGTGTCTGAACAAAGATGGGGAACTGTTCATTACCGGACTACGTTTATACGTTATATCCTTTGTTATAGGTGTGATACAAGTATAACAATGAAAACAGTAGCATTCCGGTCCATACCCATTTTATATGGCAttgaagtattaaaaaaaagtttagaagTATGTAAAAATCGAAGTATATTTCGACTAAGGAATATGAATTAGCtcaatacataataaatatagctaaCTTTGAAGCAGGCCTCTGACATACGGAAAGAATTATATGAAATGGTGACACACAGGACAAGGTCTGAGAATTCCTCTTGAAGGCCATTGACCTTATAATATAATGTCAGTGCTAAATGAAAGCaatgacaaataaatttaaataaacgaGTCTGGGGTCTATTTTAGCTACGGAAAATACGTTGTAAATACGACTGGTAGATGTTGGCATTATCGACACTTCTGATCAAAATCTTTTCAAGCTTTCCTGTAGTTAAATATATCTTAGAATGTAGCAAAAACcacaaataactttttttttattacgaGGTATGGCTTAGATTTTCCATTGCTCTCTAATGGAATCTAATTCGAACCCTCTATACCTAAACCTCTACCTTTCATGATGGCCTGTAAGGACGCCACCTCGTCCTGCCACTGCTGCTTGACCTGGTCGATGGCCTCCTGTTTTGTGCTCTCCGAGACGGTGGCCACGGCTTTGATGTTCTCCATCTCGGCTTTGGCGTTAACCAGCTGGGTGTGCACGTGGCTCAGCTCGGCCTGGGCGCTTTCCAGAGATGCCGCCTGGCGCTTTAGCTCCTctggattaaaaaagaaaaaaaaaaagttgtaggCTTGGATTTTTCATGGCCTTAAAGATCCGTGCAAGAATATCTGTCCGTTAAACAAAGCGCCGGTCGTTAAACGGCAAGTAGTTTGTGAGTTTTAGTGGGAGGTTTATCTAATGGGAAATTATAGGATATGTTTGAAGTAGGACTTCCACCAGGTTCTGCTGGTTATTCAGTGGAAAAGTGGTCGAACAGCTGAGAAACGCATTTCTTTCCAAACATTTTACTAGAAGTGCAATTCCAGCACTATGAAGGCTTGTTTGTGGTTAAACACGAATGTTTTAGGTGCTTGTTTAAGCAGTTACGCCGCTATTcacggtttttttttttattcgagattcgttttgtttttatacacgCCTAAAcgcagaaggaaaaaaaaaggtctgtatATCGTTTTCATGATTCGGaacaatttgaaaaaaaaaaatcgtcatTGCTGCCTTCAGGAAAGAACTATTTAAAGTGTTGACAGCACGTCGATTTGCATATCTGAGGTTAACCATCACGTTTAAGCTAAAATGTGCAATTAAAAAGGAGAAGCACTTTCGTGTCATATTTTGTCTGGGGAAATTACGTGGCAGGTGCAGAGTATATATAATGAGAGTATATATTAAAGTGAGAATCTTTTCAAGCACTGTGTTTGACGGTAAACCTTCCCAATGTGCACTGGACTGTGTGCTAAATATCGGTTAAATCATTTAATGTGCAAAAATGTGGCTGCGTTTGAAAAGTCAGTCTGGTGATAATGATAAAGTGGAAAAAGAGCGATGAAAACTTATTTGCGTAAACTTTTAGACAAATCGAACTTCCATTCTGCCTTAACAtggattttgtttgtgttcCCAGATGTTACACGGATGGATGtagttttttattaaatagaCCACTGCAGTGCTTCTTGGTGTCTCTTTGCTCCTAGTAATCCATTTGTGAATGGGCAATGAAGGGAGGTAAAGAGTTTGGAATCTTATTGGTAAAACTGTCGATAAAATACTACGACATAGTGATTGGATGATTGCGAGTTTGAAGCTCAGGTCTACCTGAGAACCATTTTTGGGTCCTGAGCAAGATTTTTGTCATCGACAGGAACACAAGTAATGACATACCTTAGCAATGTTATAGTATTTcatgacaaacacacatacctTCTTTAGACAAATAGAGCTCTTTGAACTTGGCACGCTTCTGGTTGAACTCCATCTCCAGCTGCTGTTTGCGCTTGAGGAACTCCGACTTCTCTTTCTCCAGAGCCTCGATACGCTGCTGGAGAAGCCCTGTCACGGCGATAAAAcatagttttattgttttatagttTCATTGTTATATTGGAACACCCTGGTTttggcctcttagttccagcaAAGGGAAGTTGTAATGCTGCAGTATACACAGACATCCTGTACCTCAGTTCCTGGCAACAGTATGGGGAAAACCCTAATATAAATGTGAGAGTCAGGTGTCCACTAACATTTAGCCATGTAATTCAGTTCAGAAGTTATTCTTAAACACGATTATGAGCTCATCTCCCAATTGAACCCAGGATACAGTAGATCCTGGGTGTACGCTCGAGTATTTTAGAAAAGTATGACTGTTTTGGCCAGAATTTTTGATTGATTTGTGATATACTGAGGATCATatgcaaccaaaaaaaaaaaaaaaagccctaaaATACACTGCAGGAAAAATTCAGGcatctaaggggctttttacacccggtcactttatgtgttttctgtgatccgatatctatccgatggtaaaaagaccaggtctaaatgccttCCGAAACGTTTTCAAGACGAATATTCATCTGATcattcaaaccccttcaggaggtggtctgggatgctggacaggtgtaaatgaatgtggttgttcaagccacatacggcagcgctatactcctcccaaacggaagtacgtcacttgcaagtgatctttcacccaggcgtctcgctGGGTCTTAAAATACACTGCTGCCggcagcgaaaacgcagcaaacagtaaatgctgttttttgtagtgtaaccgtcgtaacgagtttttccgtcttctttttgatcgcgttctgaaaaccgcatacaccaaagtgtgttccgtttTAATTACCctgaaatgaggtaaaatatatttgcgttttgggcgggagtagaaagttcggatcgatatccgattcgccgagacgcatttatgtggcctaatgtaaatggaagagttttaacaaatcagatagctatcggataagagaaaacacatgaagtgaccaggtgtaaaaaggccctaaatgCCCCATCACACATCTATATCCTCAGCAAAGTCACTCTGGTaatgctcaaaaaaaaaaaaaaaaaacatagaaccTCCCCTGCTTGATGCACATATCACTGTACCAAAGGCAACTTTACAACATTATAGAATGTTACAAACACCATAACACCATTTTGGATTGAgcatatgttacacacacacacacacactcacactcacacacacacacacacacacacactcacacactcacacacacacacacacacactcacacacacacactcacacacacacactcacacacacacactcacacacacactcacacacacactcacacacacacacacacacacactcacacacacacacactcacacacacacacactcacacacacacacactcacacacactcacacacacacacactcacacacacacacacacacacacacacacactcacacacacacactcacacacacacacactcacacacacacacactcacacacacacacacactcacacacacacactcacacacacacacacactatattacatATGTTTCATATAATATTGCACACAAATGGTGAATATGGGCTCTTTAATTTGTAACATCAGCCCAGCATTATTTCTTAAAGGCTGTACTTCTGCCAGTTGGAATCGACAACATTGTTACACCATGTGATTAATGTACCATCACTAATGGGCTACTAATGTTATACAGAAGCTAAATGGACACATATTACTTCCATTTAGCATCATGCGAACTCTGCTCAAAACAGCAACATTTCCCCAAGCAAAGGCAGTTGGTAAAATGTTAAAACGCACTCGACCTCCATCCAAACAATGTACCCATTATGGCTTTCAGTCCTACATGTACACTAGATCGTTTTTACAAGTAACTTCAGATACTGTAGAAAAAACATCGACAAGTCTATTATAAGATCAAGACCACTAATGAACTTGTGAAGTTCATATTAGTTTACATGATGTCCCAAGGGGAAGAGGAGAAACCGTTTCTTTGACAGCTCTTCAGTTTGAGACCTGTGAATCAGTTCTGCATATTGACATATTTCCTTTTTCCTGTATATAACACAccctaaagtaaaaaaaaaaataccccttAGGTATCAGTGTACATAACACTAAGGGGCAGATACAAAAAGCTCTGTAACGCTTTCAAATCATTTCAGAGGCCCTTTGATGACGAAAACACCGAAGATATTACATCCTATAATCCTTAAATTTGTACTGTCAGATCCCTTCTTATTAAATCCTAAGAGTATGTGTTAAAAGTCAAACTCAAATCTGGAAATAAATCAAAGGCCTTTTTGGACATACctgtttttatattacagacacaATGCATCAaggattaaaggtggggtgcacgatgtttgagaaatgcttcagaaaaccgagtcgggccgacaaacaaaacaaacgtgtagccaatgagcagaaaggggcgtgtcttgtcaatatgcggtggagagagtgttcagtgcgcatgtctgacattaggaGAAAGCGGTTGAATCATTGACAttgcggatacctgccgttacctctgcctcgggttctaggtgttgaacgtcgtcttcagcgtgaaacggagctaaacctttcacggtataACACACAGtaccacaaaaacacatctgtattaccatagtattactcattgagttcatttattgataaaaatatcccctcagccagctgccccagcaggttcgcCATAAtagttgtgtatgtatgagttgcgtatgtatgtgtggggcggagctatcaaagcaggcgtgacacccatttgggttagtgggcgtgtttgttttggtgattttaaatgtcaagattggctttcaaacatcatgcaccccacctttaaggatCCTCAGACGCTTCCTACTCGGAAGTTGTGTTAAGTTGTGAAGTATGTGACGATCTAACAAGTACAAAATCAATCATCacgattaaaaaaacaaaggggACCAAATAGAATCTTTGGCTACAAGTCAATTAAAACATACCTTGCTTTATGAGCCAGAAAGAGTGAGGTGATGAGGGAATCTCTATATGCTTCACTTCAGACTGAATGACTAAACGTATGCAGACGACTGACCACCACAACCAAATGTAGTTCATTCCCAGAGTGGTGGCACAATGTCAGGAGCACAAAGCTGTAtgtaatgtctttgtatgctatagcattacaatttcccttcactgttaCTAAGAGGcgcaaacctgttccagcacgacaaagcccctgtgcacaaagtagGGTCCATGAACACATGGATTGCCAAGGTTGGAAGACGGGTCAGCTTCTTACAGTTCTTTCATTTTAACGTACAATTTTCAGGAACATGGATGAGTTTACAATGACTTATACTTGTATGCATGTACCACAAACAATCGATCAAGCAATTAAATAAGAGACGAAGGTCATCAGCTCCTTAAGCAACCTTACATTTGTCTGAACTTAGATGTAAGAATGTACGGATACATCAATACTGAAGTTTGTACTGTAACTAGTACCGTATGCCATAATCTAGTGTACATCATGGCTGTACAAGCACTGAGCCAACTGGTGTAGATTAAAATGCAGGAGCAAGATACACTCTCAGGTAAGCCACCCCTGTTCTCCCTAATAAAGATTTCAACTGTTAAAATGgcaaagcattttaaacataattCTCAGTGTGAGGAGATCCCTGGTGGCGTCAAATTCCAAAAACCATACTGCTCTGGTATTGACAGATCCTGCCATTCAGCACCTTCACCACAGCAGATGTCTGCACAGAGATCACATCATCATCACGGACTCTTCACATCCCAGTCACAAACTGTTTAACCTCCTTCCATCAAGAAAGAGATACAGGAACATACATACGCACCAGCACCAGCAGGTTCAGGGCCAGCTTTTTTCcatccaccatcacactactgaactctacactacaccctTAGACCACtgtaaaaatactgtatacaacTTCTGTACAATTCGACAAacaatgtacatattacatattgtaGTTTTTTTATGCTCCTCATTCTCTGCACTATTTTaatgtgtatctatatatacacaccttaCTCTATATTCTGcctaatatttcacattcatgtatatatgtatatttatttagtggacttgtttattcagcttgctCATTTCTTTAATGCCATAACCTAATTACCTTTTATTTCTTGTTCCTTTACAACAGTATCTGCAAATTTTttcaatgccatagccttagaaccatttacaaacacatctctgcactgctatagcctttatatatttactgtacacaTGTTTACATACACAGCATACCTATATGCATTACATGctttaaatatgtttacatatatacatatatattacatgctgtacatatgtttacatacacAGCATACCTATATGCATTACatgctgtaaatatgtttacatatatacatatatattacatgctgtacatatgtttacatatttatctgcatttgtactct includes the following:
- the rabep1 gene encoding rab GTPase-binding effector protein 1 isoform X1; translation: MAEEASGAARPPEHDGLLQQRIEALEKEKSEFLKRKQQLEMEFNQKRAKFKELYLSKEEELKRQAASLESAQAELSHVHTQLVNAKAEMENIKAVATVSESTKQEAIDQVKQQWQDEVASLQAIMKDTLREYEVRFHQRLDQERAQWGQYREGVERELAELRRRLSEGQVEENLENDMKKAQEDAEKLRSVVMPMEHEIAALKAKLTSAEERVKELEAAKVKELNHVLEAEKSCRTDLEMYVAVLNTQKSVLQEDAEKLRKELHEVCHMLELERQQHNQLKYTWQRANDQFLESQRLLMRDMQRIESVLSSEQLRQVEEMKRRDQEEDEKERLSQAQEAGDDDGADHTEAAEDSFLGLSIEESHLNHSIHSSIHSLDEDRPDSCDLCRDSLRRVQSTDSLGSSGNTLQPQGLNHKAKSASNLDEPDFGPLVGAEYSPLVAPSIGSLPFLLTKDQEKAIKAMTPEQEETASLLSSISQRLDATYLPPAGYRLVSDSEWNLLQQELKNAGRKLGRRCDMCSNYEKQLQVIQGQEAETRDQVKKLQAMLRQANEQLERTMSEKQELEDSVKQGQEETNAKVSALMQKVQESESMLSALQQAFSQAKRNTQEQMAVLLKSREQVAEELSRLQRENDSLQGKHRLHLTLQQDENFQMPATIQELHSLVLQYREDIVSVHTASEHLEEKLKAEILFLKEQIQAEQCLKENLEDTLQLEIEGCKEEIDILEASFSSLKTELERVKTEKEQLESSLTDKSQALESIQGLKSSLEEQLKDALTSKTALETQAFEEKDKAQRLQTELDVSEQVQRDFVKLSQTLQVQLERIRQADSLERIRAILNDTNLTDISQLPET
- the rabep1 gene encoding rab GTPase-binding effector protein 1 isoform X2 yields the protein MAEEASGAARPPEHDGLLQQRIEALEKEKSEFLKRKQQLEMEFNQKRAKFKELYLSKEEELKRQAASLESAQAELSHVHTQLVNAKAEMENIKAVATVSESTKQEAIDQVKQQWQDEVASLQAIMKDTLREYEVRFHQRLDQERAQWGQYREGVERELAELRRRLSEGQVEENLENDMKKAQEDAEKLRSVVMPMEHEIAALKAKLTSAEERVKELEAAKVKELNHVLEAEKSCRTDLEMYVAVLNTQKSVLQEDAEKLRKELHEVCHMLELERQQHNQLKYTWQRANDQFLESQRLLMRDMQRIESVLSSEQLRQVEEMKRRDQEEDEKERLSQAQEAGDDDGADHTEAAEDSFLGLSIEESHLNHSIHSSIHSLDEDRPDSCDLCRDSLRRVQSTDSLGSSGNTLQPQGLNHKAKSASNLDEPDFGPLVGAEYSPLVAPSIGSLPFLLTKDQEKAIKAMTPEQEETASLLSSISQRLDATYLPPAGYRLVSDSEWNLLQQELKNAGRKLGRRCDMCSNYEKQLQVIQGQEAETRDQVKKLQAMLRQANEQLERTMSEKQELEDSVKQGQEETNAKVSALMQKVQESESMLSALQQAFSQAKRNTQEQMAVLLKSREQVAEELSRLQRENDSLQGKHRLHLTLQQDENFQMPATIQELHSLVLQYREDIVSVHTASEHLEEKLKAEILFLKEQIQAEQCLKENLEDTLQLEIEGCKEEIASFSSLKTELERVKTEKEQLESSLTDKSQALESIQGLKSSLEEQLKDALTSKTALETQAFEEKDKAQRLQTELDVSEQVQRDFVKLSQTLQVQLERIRQADSLERIRAILNDTNLTDISQLPET